In Enoplosus armatus isolate fEnoArm2 chromosome 2, fEnoArm2.hap1, whole genome shotgun sequence, one DNA window encodes the following:
- the LOC139301418 gene encoding MORN repeat-containing protein 4-like: MTLTRGSFSYSNGEEYHGEWKEGLRHGLGQLTFSDGTCYTGQFENGLFNGCGMLVFPDGSRYEGEFMQGKFQGAGVFNRFDGMRFEGEFKSGCVDGYGVLTFSDGGPGGGGSCHEGLFETNQLMRRENSQGAVQRAQAAAAKARALAM; this comes from the exons ATGACCCTGACACGAGGTTCCTTCAGCTACTCCAATGGCGAGGAGTACCACGGCGAATGGAAAGAAG GTCTGCGTCACGGCCTGGGTCAGCTGACCTTCAGCGACGGGACGTGCTACACGGGGCAGTTTGAGAACGGCCTCTTCAACGGCTGTGGGATGCTGGTCTTCCCCGATGGCTCCAG GTATGAAGGTGAATTCATGCAGGGCAAATTTCAAGGCGCCGGCGTCTTCAATCGCTTCGACGGGATGAGGTTTGAGGGCGAGTTTAAAAGCGGATGTGTGGACGGCTACG GGGTGCTGACGTTTTCGGACGGAGGTCCCGGCGGTGGCGGCAGCTGCCACGAGGGCCTGTTTGAGACCAACCAGCTGATGAGGAGGGAGAACAGCCAGGGAGCCGTGCAGCGAGCGCAAGCAGCGGCCGCCAAGGCCCGAGCTCTGGCCATGTGA